One window of the Nitrospira sp. genome contains the following:
- a CDS encoding VacJ family lipoprotein — protein MVEQGTSLGIVDPNCAAGPDRTITPWVFSVGLLMVIAGCSTAPAPLQPVDSPALSTAPREASEPEPPTASSPGKSGAAASGSSDRDEFFDPFAKSDGPAADEYDPWEPFNSTMFEFNRKVDRFVLKPLAQGYDFVVPNAAQIGVSKFFSNLRFMPRFMNNLFQGKVTGAGVEMGRFLVNSTLGVAGFLDIATHMNLQTSEEDTGQTLGFYGVTPGPYLVLPLMPPFSLRDGIGYTVDLFLDPINWLVLPLIEVKGVPSAIAHKNRTTTSMIRLGRQVEEVTNDRSLNLEKFQGVEEATLDLYAAVRNAYLQKRAKAVRE, from the coding sequence ATGGTGGAGCAAGGTACGAGTCTCGGGATAGTCGATCCGAACTGTGCAGCCGGGCCGGACCGGACGATCACACCCTGGGTGTTCTCTGTTGGCCTGCTCATGGTCATTGCGGGATGCAGCACGGCTCCCGCCCCTCTTCAACCGGTTGACTCGCCGGCTCTATCCACAGCGCCGCGCGAGGCGTCCGAGCCGGAGCCGCCGACAGCATCTTCGCCTGGAAAGTCCGGCGCGGCGGCGAGTGGGTCATCCGACCGGGACGAGTTCTTCGATCCCTTCGCCAAATCGGACGGGCCGGCCGCCGACGAGTACGACCCGTGGGAACCATTCAACAGCACGATGTTCGAGTTTAACCGCAAGGTCGATCGATTCGTGTTGAAACCGCTCGCCCAGGGCTATGACTTTGTCGTGCCCAATGCAGCGCAAATCGGCGTCAGCAAATTCTTCTCCAACCTGCGATTCATGCCGCGCTTTATGAACAACCTCTTTCAAGGCAAGGTCACAGGGGCCGGTGTGGAGATGGGCCGGTTCCTCGTGAACTCGACCCTCGGCGTCGCCGGCTTCCTGGATATCGCCACACACATGAATTTGCAGACCTCGGAAGAAGACACCGGTCAGACGCTCGGTTTCTATGGCGTCACACCGGGCCCCTATCTGGTGCTGCCGCTCATGCCGCCGTTCAGCCTCCGCGACGGGATTGGATACACCGTGGATCTTTTCCTGGATCCCATCAATTGGCTGGTCTTGCCGCTCATCGAGGTCAAGGGCGTGCCGTCGGCGATCGCCCATAAGAACCGGACAACGACGTCCATGATCCGGCTCGGAAGGCAGGTCGAAGAAGTCACCAACGACCGCTCTCTCAATCTGGAGAAGTTCCAAGGCGTGGAGGAAGCGACGCTCGATCTCTATGCGGCGGTCCGCAACGCATACTTGCAGAAACGGGCGAAGGCGGTTCGGGAATGA
- a CDS encoding sugar phosphate nucleotidyltransferase, giving the protein MKQVNSKRALWSIVLAGGEGTRVSSFVQRWLGKQRPKQFCTFVGTRSLLQHTLDRAARLAPVERSVLVVAQTHREETMAQLDGRGVGTLLFQPVNRDTAAGVFLPLAYIRKRDPQATVVIYPSDHFVYPEEKFLDNVRAAVLAAELLRDRIVLLGVAPDRLELDYGWILPGQRLPRAGRKLVQTVQRFLEKPPAQQADEALSSHALWNTMVMTAKVDTLWQLGRQCFPELVERFERLGRAIGTLEEARVMEAIYRDMPVRNFSSDLLQRVPDRVAVTELMDALWSDWGRPERIADALRRIDRTPAFPLEALSSPFAPISGTYPSAARV; this is encoded by the coding sequence ATGAAACAGGTGAACAGCAAGCGCGCACTGTGGTCGATTGTGCTGGCCGGCGGCGAAGGGACGCGCGTCAGCTCCTTCGTGCAGCGCTGGCTCGGCAAGCAGAGACCCAAGCAGTTTTGCACCTTCGTCGGCACACGATCTCTGCTCCAGCATACCCTGGACCGTGCGGCGCGCCTCGCGCCAGTGGAGCGGTCCGTCCTCGTCGTCGCGCAGACCCATCGGGAGGAGACCATGGCGCAGCTGGACGGGCGCGGGGTCGGGACCCTGCTGTTCCAACCGGTCAACCGGGATACGGCGGCCGGCGTATTTCTGCCGCTGGCCTATATCCGCAAACGAGACCCTCAGGCCACCGTCGTCATCTACCCCTCCGACCACTTTGTCTATCCGGAAGAGAAGTTTCTCGACAACGTACGGGCCGCAGTTCTGGCTGCCGAGTTGCTGCGCGATCGGATCGTCTTGCTCGGGGTAGCGCCGGACCGGCTTGAGCTGGATTACGGCTGGATCTTGCCGGGGCAACGGCTTCCTCGTGCTGGAAGGAAGCTGGTCCAGACGGTTCAGAGATTCCTGGAGAAACCGCCGGCGCAACAGGCCGACGAGGCTCTGTCGAGCCATGCGCTTTGGAACACGATGGTGATGACCGCCAAGGTGGACACCCTCTGGCAACTGGGCCGGCAGTGCTTCCCTGAACTGGTGGAACGGTTCGAACGGCTTGGGCGGGCCATCGGCACGCTGGAAGAAGCTCGGGTCATGGAGGCGATTTACCGCGATATGCCGGTCAGGAATTTTTCGTCCGATCTGCTCCAGCGCGTGCCGGACCGCGTGGCGGTGACCGAGCTCATGGATGCGCTGTGGAGCGATTGGGGCAGGCCGGAACGCATCGCTGACGCGCTACGCCGGATCGACCGCACCCCGGCCTTTCCCTTAGAGGCTCTCAGCAGCCCCTTTGCGCCGATTTCCGGCACATACCCTTCTGCGGCGAGGGTCTGA
- a CDS encoding transketolase: MTTPSIDQLCINTIRTLSMDAVQAANSGHPGTAMALAPVVYSLWQHVLRFDPHDPIWPNRDRFVLSIGHASMLLYSMLHLCGVKAVNPAYETVGELSVTLDDIKKFRQLDSKCPGHPEYRWTSGVETTTGPLGQGVATSVGMAMASRWMGAQFNRPEFQMIDYDVYALCGDGCMMEGVTGEAASLAGHLKLSNLCWIYDNNQITIEGRTDLAFTEDVATRFIAYGWNVTRVGDANDLAMLDRALTVFRHCEDRPTLIIVDSHIGYGAPHKQDSSAAHGEPLGEEEIALAKRQYGWPEDAQFLVPPGVPEHFQRLMGTRGRAAREQWMVRFTTYKAQYPELADALYRMQHRQLPDGWDQELPVFPADPKGLAGRDASAQVLNAVARRVPWLIGGSADLTPSTKTRLTVEGAGDFSPAGYGGRNLHFGVREHAMGAILNGLSLSKVRAFGSGFLIFSDYAKPAIRLSAIMEIPVIHVFTHDSIGVGEDGPTHQRSNNWLLCERFQASWLFGRRMPMR; this comes from the coding sequence ATGACAACACCATCAATCGATCAGCTATGCATCAACACCATTCGAACCCTGTCGATGGATGCGGTCCAAGCCGCGAACTCCGGCCATCCCGGCACGGCCATGGCCCTGGCGCCGGTCGTCTACAGTCTGTGGCAGCATGTTCTGCGTTTCGATCCCCACGATCCGATCTGGCCCAATCGCGATCGGTTCGTGCTCTCGATCGGCCATGCCTCCATGCTGCTGTATTCCATGCTGCACCTCTGCGGCGTGAAGGCGGTGAATCCGGCTTACGAAACGGTAGGGGAGTTGTCGGTCACCCTGGACGACATCAAGAAGTTTCGCCAGCTAGACAGCAAGTGCCCAGGGCATCCGGAATATCGCTGGACGTCCGGCGTGGAAACGACGACCGGCCCGTTGGGCCAAGGCGTCGCCACCAGCGTCGGCATGGCCATGGCGAGCCGATGGATGGGCGCGCAGTTCAATCGTCCGGAGTTTCAGATGATTGATTACGACGTCTACGCCCTCTGCGGCGATGGCTGCATGATGGAGGGGGTGACGGGCGAGGCGGCCTCGCTGGCCGGACATCTCAAGCTTTCGAACCTCTGTTGGATCTACGACAACAATCAGATCACGATTGAAGGCCGCACGGACTTGGCCTTCACTGAGGATGTGGCGACCCGTTTCATTGCCTACGGGTGGAATGTGACGCGGGTCGGCGATGCCAACGATTTGGCGATGCTCGACCGGGCGCTGACGGTCTTTCGCCACTGCGAGGACCGGCCGACCTTGATCATTGTCGATAGCCATATCGGCTACGGCGCTCCGCACAAGCAGGACAGCAGCGCGGCGCACGGAGAGCCGCTGGGCGAGGAAGAAATCGCGCTGGCGAAGCGACAGTACGGATGGCCGGAGGACGCACAGTTCCTCGTGCCGCCAGGCGTGCCGGAGCATTTTCAGCGCCTTATGGGCACACGCGGACGAGCGGCACGCGAACAATGGATGGTGCGGTTCACGACCTATAAGGCGCAGTATCCGGAATTGGCCGATGCGCTCTATCGGATGCAGCACCGGCAACTGCCGGATGGCTGGGATCAGGAGCTACCGGTCTTTCCAGCAGACCCGAAGGGCCTGGCAGGACGCGATGCTTCAGCACAGGTCTTGAACGCCGTGGCGCGCCGAGTGCCCTGGCTCATCGGGGGTTCGGCAGACCTCACGCCCTCTACCAAGACGCGGCTCACCGTCGAGGGCGCCGGCGATTTCTCCCCGGCCGGCTACGGCGGCCGCAATCTGCACTTCGGCGTGCGCGAACATGCCATGGGCGCGATCTTGAACGGGCTGTCCCTCTCGAAGGTGCGGGCCTTCGGGTCCGGCTTCTTAATCTTTAGCGACTATGCGAAGCCAGCCATCAGATTGAGCGCGATCATGGAGATTCCCGTCATTCATGTCTTCACGCACGACTCGATCGGCGTGGGAGAAGATGGGCCTACCCATCAGCGATCGAACAACTGGCTGCTCTGCGAGCGGTTCCAGGCCTCCTGGTTATTCGGCCGGCGGATGCCAATGAGGTAA